Proteins encoded together in one Tripterygium wilfordii isolate XIE 37 chromosome 14, ASM1340144v1, whole genome shotgun sequence window:
- the LOC120014563 gene encoding photosystem I reaction center subunit III, chloroplastic-like, with product MESTRTHRPIMYQSLIQNRDGIDGVHLTYSQPITTLQLSLSGSSTLSSLSTTNPSFTGSKTILSSLCVLCFTLQKKKKIKMSLTIPSNLSKPILKPKIGSQLTPKSAKPTILCSATQSSEKTSTSNPLQAFSAALALSSVLLSAPLPAVAEISGLTPCKESKQFAKREKQELKKLESSLKLYAPDSAPALAIKATMEKTSKRFENYGKYGLLCGSDGLPHLIVSGDQRHWGEFITPGILFLYIAGWIGWVGRSYLIAIRDDKKPTMKEIIIDVPLASRLVFRGFSWPIAAYRELVNGELIAKDV from the coding sequence ATGGAAAGCACACGAACACACCGGCCAATAATGTATCAATCTCTTATCCAAAACAGAGATGGGATAGACGGAGTCCATCTAACATACTCACAACCAATAACAACCCTCCAACTCAGCCTCTCTGGTTCTTCCACCTTATCCTCCCTCTCCACCACTAATCCTTCTTTCACAGGATCTAAAACCATTCTCTCCTCCCTCTGTGTTCTCTGCTTCACacttcagaagaagaagaagatcaagaTGTCTCTCACAATTCCATCTAATCTTTCTAAGCCCATTTTGAAGCCCAAAATTGGGTCTCAATTGACCCCAAAATCAGCCAAACCCACCATCCTCTGCTCAGCCACTCAATCCTCTGAAAAAACCTCCACATCAAACCCACTCCAGGCATTCTCTGCTGCTCTTGCACTCTCCTCCGTCCTCCTCTCCGCCCCACTCCCCGCAGTCGCTGAGATCTCCGGCCTCACACCCTGCAAGGAGTCCAAGCAATTCGCCAAGCGTGAGAAGCAGGAGCTCAAAAAGCTCGAATCTTCATTAAAGCTTTATGCCCCAGATAGTGCACCGGCTCTGGCAATCAAGGCAACTATGGAGAAGACCTCGAAGAGGTTCGAGAATTATGGGAAGTATGGATTGCTATGTGGGTCTGATGGGTTGCCTCACTTGATTGTGAGTGGTGACCAAAGGCATTGGGGAGAGTTTATCACGCCCGGAATTCTGTTCCTTTACATTGCTGGGTGGATTGGATGGGTTGGGAGGAGTTACTTGATTGCTATTAGAGATGATAAGAAGCCAACCATGAAGGAGATCATTATTGACGTGCCACTGGCTTCCAGGTTGGTCTTCAGAGGGTTTTCATGGCCTATTGCAGCCTACAGAGAGCTTGTTAATGGTGAACTTATTGCCAAGGATGTCTGA